A stretch of the Cyprinus carpio isolate SPL01 chromosome B4, ASM1834038v1, whole genome shotgun sequence genome encodes the following:
- the LOC109073808 gene encoding gastrula zinc finger protein XlCGF57.1-like isoform X2, whose protein sequence is MPLVLIVLKKESEVLMEMEEEDQYKNRDFTAEEKTFSCTQAEKTSSRKRAKKSGIKSNFTCQQSETPFKQNEKLKVHTRVHSGEKTRTCQHCGRHLSKKESLKRHMRVHTGEKPYTCLQCGRCFRFKGNLKVHMRIHTGECPFICQLCGNRFALKGSLKKHISVHTGEKPYTCSQCGKTFAVKEGLNRHSRIHTGEKPYTCSQCGKPFAQNVTLRRHMRIHNGEKPYTCLHCGRSFTQIGNLKVHMNIHTGEKPFTCQQCGKSFCHKGNLNSHMTIHSEESLFTCQQCGTSFTQKGSFNKHIVIHTREKHFTCQQCGKSFDQHENFKAHMRLHSEEKSYMCTQCGKSFSQKGTFKCHMRLHSGEKSYTCPQCGKSFSQKRHFQDHIRIHTGEKPFTCQHCGKSFNRKGSLNRHIRVHTGEKPFTCGHCGKSYRYKRTLKCHMRIHV, encoded by the exons ATGCCCCTGG TTCTTATAGTGCTGAAAAAGGAGAGTGAAGTGCTGATGGAAATGGAAGAAGAAGATCAATATAAGAATCGTGATTTCACAGCAGAAGAGAAAACTTTCAGTTGCACCCAGGCTGAAAAGACTTCCTCGCGGAAAAGGGCTAAAAAGTCAGGAATTAAAAGtaatttcacctgccaacagtctGAAACGCctttcaaacaaaatgaaaagctTAAGGTCCACACGAGAGTTCACTCAGGAGAGAAGACTCGTACCTGCCAACACTGTGGAAGGCATTTATCTAAAAAAGAAAGCCTTAAAagacacatgagagttcacactggagagaagccttacacgtGCCTTCAGTGTGGAAGGTGTTTCCGTTTTAAAGGGAACCTTAAagttcacatgagaattcacactggagagtgCCCTTTCATCTGCCAACTCTGTGGAAACAGATTCGCTCTTAAAGGGAGCCTTAAAAAGCACATAAGTGTTCACACTGGGGAGAAACCCTACACAtgctctcaatgtggaaagaCTTTTGCTGTGAAAGAAGGCCTTAACAGACACTcaagaattcacactggagagaaaccgtacacatgCTCTCAATGCGGAAAGCCGTTTGCTCAAAACGTAACTCTTAGGAGACACATGAGAATACACaatggagaaaagccttacacatgccTTCATTGTGGAAGGAGTTTCACTCAAATTGGAaatcttaaagtccacatgaacattcacactggagagaagcctttcacctgccaacagtgtggaaaaagtttctgcCATAAAGGAAACCTTAATTCCCACATGACCATTCACTCTGAAGAGAGCCtcttcacctgccaacaatgtggaacaagcttcactcaaaaaggaagctTTAACAAACACATTGTAATTCACACTAGAGAGAAGCAttttacctgccaacagtgtggaaagagttttgatcAACATGAAAACTTTAAAGCCCACATGAGACTTCACTCTGAAGAGAAATCCTACATGTGcactcaatgtggaaagagtttcagtcaaAAAGGAACCTTTAAATGCCACATGAGACTTCACTCTGGAGAGAAATCCTACACATGCCCtcagtgcggaaagagtttcAGTCAAAAACGTCACTTTCAAGACCACATaagaattcacacaggagagaaacctttcacatGCCAAcattgtggaaaaagtttcaaccGAAAAGGAAGCCTTAACAGGCACATccgagttcacactggagagaaaccatttaCATGTGGTCACTGTGGAAAAAGTTATAGATATAAAAGAACCCTTAAGTGCCACATGAGAATTCATGTATGA
- the LOC109073808 gene encoding gastrula zinc finger protein XlCGF57.1-like isoform X1, whose translation MEFIKEESEDVKIEETFRVKHEDTETQTVLIVLKKESEVLMEMEEEDQYKNRDFTAEEKTFSCTQAEKTSSRKRAKKSGIKSNFTCQQSETPFKQNEKLKVHTRVHSGEKTRTCQHCGRHLSKKESLKRHMRVHTGEKPYTCLQCGRCFRFKGNLKVHMRIHTGECPFICQLCGNRFALKGSLKKHISVHTGEKPYTCSQCGKTFAVKEGLNRHSRIHTGEKPYTCSQCGKPFAQNVTLRRHMRIHNGEKPYTCLHCGRSFTQIGNLKVHMNIHTGEKPFTCQQCGKSFCHKGNLNSHMTIHSEESLFTCQQCGTSFTQKGSFNKHIVIHTREKHFTCQQCGKSFDQHENFKAHMRLHSEEKSYMCTQCGKSFSQKGTFKCHMRLHSGEKSYTCPQCGKSFSQKRHFQDHIRIHTGEKPFTCQHCGKSFNRKGSLNRHIRVHTGEKPFTCGHCGKSYRYKRTLKCHMRIHV comes from the coding sequence TTCTTATAGTGCTGAAAAAGGAGAGTGAAGTGCTGATGGAAATGGAAGAAGAAGATCAATATAAGAATCGTGATTTCACAGCAGAAGAGAAAACTTTCAGTTGCACCCAGGCTGAAAAGACTTCCTCGCGGAAAAGGGCTAAAAAGTCAGGAATTAAAAGtaatttcacctgccaacagtctGAAACGCctttcaaacaaaatgaaaagctTAAGGTCCACACGAGAGTTCACTCAGGAGAGAAGACTCGTACCTGCCAACACTGTGGAAGGCATTTATCTAAAAAAGAAAGCCTTAAAagacacatgagagttcacactggagagaagccttacacgtGCCTTCAGTGTGGAAGGTGTTTCCGTTTTAAAGGGAACCTTAAagttcacatgagaattcacactggagagtgCCCTTTCATCTGCCAACTCTGTGGAAACAGATTCGCTCTTAAAGGGAGCCTTAAAAAGCACATAAGTGTTCACACTGGGGAGAAACCCTACACAtgctctcaatgtggaaagaCTTTTGCTGTGAAAGAAGGCCTTAACAGACACTcaagaattcacactggagagaaaccgtacacatgCTCTCAATGCGGAAAGCCGTTTGCTCAAAACGTAACTCTTAGGAGACACATGAGAATACACaatggagaaaagccttacacatgccTTCATTGTGGAAGGAGTTTCACTCAAATTGGAaatcttaaagtccacatgaacattcacactggagagaagcctttcacctgccaacagtgtggaaaaagtttctgcCATAAAGGAAACCTTAATTCCCACATGACCATTCACTCTGAAGAGAGCCtcttcacctgccaacaatgtggaacaagcttcactcaaaaaggaagctTTAACAAACACATTGTAATTCACACTAGAGAGAAGCAttttacctgccaacagtgtggaaagagttttgatcAACATGAAAACTTTAAAGCCCACATGAGACTTCACTCTGAAGAGAAATCCTACATGTGcactcaatgtggaaagagtttcagtcaaAAAGGAACCTTTAAATGCCACATGAGACTTCACTCTGGAGAGAAATCCTACACATGCCCtcagtgcggaaagagtttcAGTCAAAAACGTCACTTTCAAGACCACATaagaattcacacaggagagaaacctttcacatGCCAAcattgtggaaaaagtttcaaccGAAAAGGAAGCCTTAACAGGCACATccgagttcacactggagagaaaccatttaCATGTGGTCACTGTGGAAAAAGTTATAGATATAAAAGAACCCTTAAGTGCCACATGAGAATTCATGTATGA